A part of Paenibacillus sp. IHBB 10380 genomic DNA contains:
- a CDS encoding ATP-binding protein, giving the protein MVRTTISPETPPCAAIAQMFGIPIVIGLIYSYFAVREVMQVLFYDNGISISKEEQERIFDQFFKADLARDRRKEGNGLGLSR; this is encoded by the coding sequence GTGGTACGCACCACTATATCGCCCGAAACCCCACCGTGTGCCGCAATAGCGCAAATGTTCGGCATTCCTATAGTCATAGGTCTAATCTACAGCTATTTTGCAGTTAGAGAGGTCATGCAGGTTCTGTTCTATGATAACGGAATCTCCATATCCAAGGAAGAACAGGAACGAATCTTTGATCAATTTTTTAAAGCAGATCTTGCCAGAGATCGTCGGAAAGAGGGGAATGGATTGGGCTTATCCAGGTAA
- a CDS encoding preprotein translocase subunit SecA, producing MNLVVKLMREFKDRDTRHKLKGYRDKAELIRKRNLEAWDDQRLQAESLRLKKEAKSGTPLDELLVDAYALVCEAAKRKLGLQPYDVQIMAAIALHERFLIEQHTGEGKTLSAVMPAYLNALTGEGVHVLTFNDYLANRDAEWMGPIYRFLGLTVNSVQAGMSLFEKREAYAKDITYVTVKEAGFDYLRDTIALNEADTVHRPFHFVIVDEADSLLLDEARVPLVIAGESGSFGNDGNDGIRFAEVARQLQQVEHYDFDEFQRNVYLNEVGSAKAESLLGCGNLYESHHSHLLMSLNCALHAELLLKKDVDYIVRDGNIELVDEYTGRVAENRHLPDGLQAALAAKEGLQSKAGGKILGTITLQHFISLYPKICGMTATAQTSAMDFEDIYVLQVVQIPPNRTNIRIDHPHRIYTHKEAKLKALVQEISSVHATGRPILIGTSSVGESNILAEALAVADVPCHVLNAKNDAKEAEIIAKAGEIGAVTVSTNMAGRGVDIRLGGGNPTQAEVVAKLGGLYVIGTHVNESVRIDDQLRGRSGRQGDPGASVFFVSLEDELMLRFGINKAIRNLRQDEALEDSVLRSKIAQIQRVIMGQNFDIRQELNCYSDMVEDQRRILYEERLGILKGEKPMSPSEQRVRLFYIDEFWADHLAYVSYIREGIHLESLASRNPIDEFHAQITQAYEQIPAKINSESANMLVRLGGSNDPAKWEKFGLKSPTSTRTYIINDQYIQNKRSSWTTTTVFAYWLRTIARPIFRLSKY from the coding sequence ATGAATTTAGTCGTCAAGTTGATGCGAGAATTCAAAGACCGCGATACCCGGCATAAGCTGAAAGGCTATCGAGACAAAGCGGAGCTCATCAGGAAACGGAATTTGGAAGCTTGGGACGATCAGCGGCTGCAAGCGGAATCTCTCCGGCTGAAAAAGGAAGCAAAGTCGGGTACGCCTTTGGATGAGCTGCTTGTCGATGCCTATGCGTTAGTCTGCGAGGCAGCGAAGAGAAAGCTCGGATTACAGCCTTACGATGTCCAGATCATGGCTGCCATCGCTCTGCACGAGAGATTTTTGATCGAGCAGCATACCGGTGAAGGAAAAACGCTCTCTGCTGTTATGCCTGCTTATCTAAATGCGCTGACCGGCGAAGGCGTTCATGTGCTGACTTTTAACGATTATTTGGCAAATCGAGATGCGGAGTGGATGGGCCCGATCTATCGTTTCCTCGGGTTAACGGTAAACTCGGTTCAAGCGGGCATGAGCCTGTTCGAGAAACGGGAAGCGTACGCCAAGGATATAACCTATGTTACGGTTAAAGAGGCGGGATTTGATTATTTGCGCGACACGATCGCACTAAACGAAGCCGATACCGTGCATCGTCCTTTCCACTTCGTCATCGTCGACGAAGCGGATTCACTGCTTCTCGACGAAGCGCGGGTGCCGCTAGTCATTGCCGGTGAATCGGGCTCTTTCGGCAACGATGGCAACGACGGGATTCGTTTCGCAGAAGTGGCTCGGCAGCTACAGCAAGTAGAGCATTACGACTTCGACGAGTTCCAGCGGAACGTTTACTTGAATGAAGTGGGCTCTGCGAAAGCGGAATCGCTCCTGGGATGCGGCAATTTGTACGAAAGCCATCATAGTCATTTGTTAATGTCTTTAAATTGCGCGCTGCATGCGGAATTGTTATTGAAAAAAGACGTCGATTACATCGTCCGGGACGGTAATATCGAGCTGGTCGACGAATATACCGGCCGTGTGGCGGAGAACAGGCATTTGCCGGACGGGCTGCAGGCTGCGCTTGCGGCCAAAGAAGGGCTGCAGTCGAAAGCCGGTGGGAAAATTCTCGGGACTATCACCCTTCAACACTTCATTAGCCTGTATCCGAAGATTTGCGGAATGACGGCTACCGCGCAGACTTCCGCAATGGATTTCGAAGATATTTATGTGCTGCAGGTCGTGCAAATTCCACCGAACCGGACAAACATACGGATTGACCATCCGCACCGGATTTATACCCATAAAGAAGCCAAACTTAAGGCGCTTGTACAAGAGATCTCATCCGTCCATGCGACGGGACGTCCGATTCTCATTGGTACGTCAAGCGTCGGAGAGTCTAACATACTGGCGGAGGCGCTAGCGGTTGCTGACGTACCTTGCCATGTTCTAAATGCGAAAAACGACGCAAAAGAAGCCGAGATCATCGCCAAAGCGGGAGAAATCGGCGCCGTGACGGTGTCTACGAATATGGCGGGACGCGGCGTCGACATTCGGCTCGGCGGTGGCAACCCCACGCAAGCAGAAGTTGTCGCCAAGCTGGGCGGGTTGTACGTGATTGGTACGCATGTGAACGAAAGCGTGCGGATCGACGACCAACTGCGCGGGCGTTCTGGTCGCCAAGGCGACCCGGGAGCTTCTGTATTTTTCGTAAGCTTGGAGGACGAGTTGATGCTTCGGTTCGGCATCAATAAAGCGATTCGCAATCTTAGGCAGGATGAGGCTCTCGAAGATTCGGTGCTCCGCAGCAAAATCGCGCAAATTCAGCGTGTTATTATGGGCCAAAACTTCGATATCCGCCAGGAACTGAACTGTTATTCGGATATGGTGGAGGATCAGAGGCGTATTCTATACGAGGAGCGGCTCGGAATTTTGAAAGGCGAGAAGCCGATGAGCCCTTCGGAGCAGCGGGTACGGCTTTTTTATATCGACGAGTTCTGGGCTGACCATCTGGCATACGTTTCTTACATTCGCGAAGGCATCCACTTGGAGAGCCTTGCTAGCCGCAATCCGATCGACGAATTTCATGCGCAAATCACCCAAGCATACGAGCAAATTCCGGCTAAAATAAATAGTGAGTCGGCGAATATGCTTGTAAGGCTCGGAGGTTCGAATGATCCGGCGAAGTGGGAAAAGTTCGGTCTGAAGAGCCCTACTTCCACTCGGACTTATATTATCAACGATCAATACATCCAGAATAAGCGCAGCTCATGGACCACAACGACTGTATTTGCTTATTGGCTTCGCACGATTGCGAGGCCGATATTCAGGCTATCAAAATATTGA
- a CDS encoding ABC transporter ATP-binding protein, whose product MEVIQVERIRKRFGNKDALADVSFSIPKGEIFGFLGPSGSGKTTLIKILTAQLNPTSGQASVFNQPAEMMHQSAQKMRFGILTDNSGLYERLSIEENLELYRQLYDLPRSSIDKVLQFVNLRGERKKKVKLLSKGMRQRVLLACAIIHEPELLFLDEPTSALDPVNSAHIYKGLRYLNENGTTIFLTTHDMAEAELICNRVAILYQGQIQTIGAPKELKKQHRENIISVDLINGETHELPIDEGTADQITDWMKRGLIDRLETKEPSLGDIFIKMTGSELL is encoded by the coding sequence ATGGAAGTTATCCAAGTAGAACGTATTCGAAAGAGATTTGGAAATAAGGACGCATTAGCAGATGTGTCTTTTTCAATTCCGAAAGGGGAAATCTTTGGTTTTTTGGGTCCGAGTGGTTCAGGAAAAACAACATTAATCAAGATTTTAACGGCGCAATTAAATCCGACAAGTGGACAGGCAAGTGTATTTAACCAGCCAGCGGAGATGATGCATCAGTCTGCACAGAAGATGCGCTTTGGCATTTTGACGGATAACAGTGGTCTATATGAGAGATTATCGATTGAGGAAAATCTAGAGCTGTATCGCCAATTATATGATCTTCCTAGATCTTCGATCGATAAGGTGTTGCAGTTTGTAAACTTAAGAGGAGAGCGCAAAAAGAAAGTCAAACTCTTATCGAAAGGGATGCGTCAGCGTGTCTTGTTGGCATGCGCGATTATCCATGAGCCGGAATTATTATTTTTAGATGAACCTACTTCGGCTTTAGATCCAGTAAACTCAGCACATATTTATAAAGGCTTACGCTACTTAAATGAGAATGGGACAACGATTTTTTTAACTACGCATGATATGGCTGAGGCAGAATTGATATGTAATCGTGTAGCGATTTTGTATCAAGGACAAATCCAAACCATCGGCGCACCAAAGGAACTTAAAAAACAGCATCGAGAAAACATAATTTCTGTTGACTTAATAAATGGGGAAACACACGAGCTGCCGATCGATGAGGGAACGGCTGATCAAATAACGGATTGGATGAAACGAGGGTTGATCGATCGCTTAGAAACGAAAGAGCCAAGTCTGGGTGATATCTTTATTAAGATGACAGGAAGTGAGTTATTATGA
- a CDS encoding IS3 family transposase, which yields MSITQACAWLGVPRSTYYRWKARNKDMNEYNIVKRILELCNQYKFRYGYRKITALLRLEQQINHKRVQRIMQREQLQCRVKVKKRKTAEQPAQIAKASDGYCSTIKLRKHSYIDDFKRVVLSIISSTYKTLSLYW from the coding sequence ATGAGCATTACACAGGCTTGTGCATGGCTAGGAGTTCCACGTTCAACATACTACCGTTGGAAAGCTAGAAACAAAGACATGAATGAGTACAATATCGTGAAGAGAATACTTGAGCTATGCAATCAATATAAATTCAGATATGGATATCGGAAAATTACAGCACTACTCCGTTTAGAGCAGCAAATTAATCACAAACGGGTTCAGAGAATTATGCAACGAGAGCAATTGCAATGCCGAGTAAAAGTAAAGAAACGTAAAACAGCGGAGCAACCTGCACAGATCGCAAAAGCTAGTGACGGATATTGCAGTACCATAAAACTTCGAAAGCATTCGTACATTGATGATTTCAAAAGAGTTGTCCTCTCCATTATCTCCTCAACCTACAAAACCTTATCGCTCTACTGGTAG
- a CDS encoding LytTR family transcriptional regulator DNA-binding domain-containing protein: MQFQPMYYEGKLFLPKIELNMTSNQSIGIITDLKRKQLLMNQLVNHSEYYLFQAGQNEYIRLTVEELIIFLIKVTERNERVALLLDYFALKEERKVRIKDLSSSKRTYVTLLRVFFAHQPTLVLEEPYFYLEEQDRRQFKRILDDLSKEKQVLILTSNLEDAIISCDAIYRLNEFGFHQLDIRDSEEDKQEVQKQDEANITLQKISTKRNDKVILFNPPEIDFIESIEGSNLVHVGGENYDCALTLTELEQRLLNFGFFRCHRSYIVNLQKVREIITWTKNSYSLRLNIGKDAVVPLSRSKLHELKALLNI; encoded by the coding sequence ATGCAATTTCAACCAATGTATTATGAGGGGAAATTATTTCTACCGAAGATCGAATTAAATATGACATCGAACCAATCGATTGGCATTATAACGGACTTGAAGCGAAAGCAGCTTTTAATGAATCAATTAGTGAATCATTCCGAATATTATTTATTTCAAGCTGGGCAAAACGAGTATATACGTTTAACGGTGGAAGAGCTAATCATTTTTCTAATCAAAGTAACGGAGAGGAATGAGCGTGTCGCTCTGTTACTAGATTATTTTGCTTTAAAAGAAGAACGGAAGGTAAGGATCAAGGACCTAAGCTCTTCAAAAAGGACGTATGTGACATTGCTACGCGTCTTTTTTGCGCATCAGCCTACACTTGTACTGGAGGAACCCTATTTTTACTTAGAAGAGCAAGATCGTCGTCAATTTAAACGGATACTAGATGACCTTTCGAAAGAAAAGCAAGTATTAATTTTAACTTCGAATTTAGAGGATGCCATTATTTCCTGTGATGCAATTTATCGATTGAACGAATTCGGATTTCATCAATTGGATATTCGGGACTCAGAAGAGGATAAGCAGGAAGTACAGAAACAAGATGAGGCCAATATAACCTTGCAGAAGATCTCTACAAAAAGAAATGACAAAGTGATTTTATTTAATCCGCCTGAAATCGATTTTATAGAAAGTATAGAGGGTTCGAACCTTGTTCATGTGGGTGGGGAAAATTATGACTGTGCTTTGACGCTAACCGAGCTCGAGCAGAGATTGTTAAATTTCGGGTTTTTCAGGTGTCATCGATCCTACATCGTTAACCTGCAAAAAGTAAGAGAGATTATTACATGGACGAAGAATAGCTATAGCTTACGATTAAATATAGGTAAAGATGCCGTGGTTCCGTTATCTCGTTCAAAATTGCATGAATTAAAAGCACTTCTTAACATTTAA
- a CDS encoding ABC transporter permease has protein sequence MSISLKRARAIFVKDYKEFSRNYGISISLIFPIILALLFRSAGPSLNGAFAFGLVLNSSFVLLTCLVQACLIAEEKERNTLRSLMLTPATALDVLIGKSTLVFVMSAVSLAIATYLIGYEPASIWAFVTAIFLTIILYIAVGTICALFSKTVLDASLFILPVSLIFMGAPWGAFLVDDYPILKVLDYAPSSQLVHLLAIPKIGFTTVDLLKPLLIILAWTVVLSIVSVVLYQRRLKDE, from the coding sequence ATGAGTATCTCATTAAAACGTGCTCGAGCGATATTTGTGAAGGATTACAAAGAGTTTTCACGCAATTATGGGATCTCCATTAGTTTGATTTTTCCAATTATACTGGCACTTCTTTTTCGAAGTGCAGGCCCTTCTTTAAATGGAGCTTTCGCTTTCGGTCTTGTTCTTAATTCTTCGTTTGTGTTATTAACGTGTTTAGTACAAGCATGCTTGATTGCGGAAGAAAAGGAGCGTAACACTTTACGATCATTAATGCTGACTCCGGCCACGGCCTTAGATGTTTTGATCGGTAAAAGTACTTTAGTCTTTGTAATGTCTGCTGTTTCTCTGGCTATTGCAACGTATTTAATTGGCTATGAGCCAGCTAGTATATGGGCGTTTGTGACAGCAATCTTTCTTACGATTATTCTATATATAGCAGTCGGGACGATATGCGCTTTATTCTCCAAGACGGTGCTTGATGCTTCATTATTCATACTTCCTGTGTCTTTAATATTCATGGGGGCGCCATGGGGGGCATTTCTAGTGGATGATTATCCGATTCTCAAAGTGCTGGATTACGCACCAAGCAGTCAACTTGTGCATTTGCTAGCCATACCAAAAATAGGTTTTACGACGGTGGATTTATTAAAACCTCTCCTCATTATTTTGGCATGGACGGTTGTATTAAGTATCGTATCTGTTGTTTTGTATCAACGGCGGTTAAAGGATGAGTAA
- a CDS encoding SF0329 family protein → MSWSKLKQQLESFLCPALYGRVEYRATSYRYLPDKAGICYIAVDKKNVLNMSDITTLIRWYQTEMEIKNDSDIQIPITNEEIEAVRIDTKGTVPEDRLKVIARSRKISEYAKELVSAQTSLSKSNFIVVATKFLSISIEESLESNDILLNILALVDRRVGKKRILNMTEKMKLKHPIVQYFYELRLSTL, encoded by the coding sequence ATGTCCTGGAGCAAATTGAAGCAACAACTAGAGAGTTTTCTCTGTCCAGCGTTATATGGAAGGGTCGAATACCGTGCAACTAGCTACCGTTATTTACCTGATAAAGCAGGAATTTGTTATATTGCGGTAGATAAAAAGAACGTACTCAATATGAGTGATATAACTACCTTAATCAGATGGTATCAAACGGAGATGGAAATTAAGAATGATTCAGATATCCAAATTCCTATCACAAATGAAGAAATTGAAGCGGTCAGAATAGATACCAAGGGGACAGTTCCGGAGGATCGTCTAAAAGTTATTGCAAGAAGTAGAAAAATATCAGAATATGCTAAGGAGCTTGTGTCAGCACAGACATCATTAAGTAAATCCAATTTTATCGTTGTAGCTACTAAGTTTTTATCTATTTCGATAGAAGAAAGCTTAGAGAGCAATGATATTTTATTGAATATTCTAGCTTTGGTGGACAGACGAGTTGGTAAAAAGCGAATTTTAAACATGACCGAGAAGATGAAGTTAAAGCATCCAATTGTGCAGTATTTTTATGAACTACGGCTTAGTACGTTATGA
- a CDS encoding sugar efflux transporter: protein MSNFLAAVRKRTQSVMGIDGFSVILLVNVFLGIAFSFVLPFSSMFGIDEIGMSNTEFGVFMMVSTLFGVGFSTYIGKLSDRVSDRKMILVICALAGAIGYIGYAYSRNYYVLLAISATFLGISTSTFSQIFAYGREILVKAKVPAKEIPFYMNILRVLFALSWTVGPAIAAYVLLYFGFKGMFLVAAACYIIVVGIVLLSLKKTSKEEIAQPKPPQASIPLRQVIFQPFIFVNLIAFTLISTANTISSLNMAQFVTKVLNGEEKDVGIIFSIPPVFEVPFMLGFGILALRVKSDHLIRLGSLLAFAYFGTIFFATDIWHIFPIQVLSAAYISITSGIAITYFQDFIPDMPGTAMTLYSNTGKIGSLLGFLLFGLLSDAFGYRNVYLWCAIFAFIAMIMLFALVKAKRVQFGSSSSVSA, encoded by the coding sequence ATGAGTAACTTTTTAGCTGCAGTTAGAAAACGAACACAATCCGTAATGGGCATTGATGGTTTTTCGGTCATTTTGCTGGTAAATGTTTTTCTTGGGATCGCTTTCTCATTTGTACTACCGTTCAGCTCCATGTTCGGGATTGATGAAATCGGCATGAGCAATACGGAGTTTGGTGTGTTTATGATGGTCTCCACGCTCTTCGGCGTCGGCTTTAGCACCTATATCGGAAAGTTGTCTGACCGTGTATCTGACCGTAAGATGATTCTTGTTATTTGTGCTCTCGCTGGAGCGATCGGATATATCGGGTATGCATATTCCCGTAACTATTATGTGCTTCTCGCGATCTCTGCCACATTTTTAGGTATATCTACCTCCACCTTTTCACAAATTTTTGCTTACGGACGGGAGATATTAGTGAAGGCTAAGGTACCTGCCAAAGAGATTCCGTTTTATATGAACATACTGCGTGTTCTTTTTGCCCTATCTTGGACCGTAGGTCCTGCCATCGCGGCTTATGTTCTGCTATATTTCGGTTTCAAAGGGATGTTCCTGGTAGCAGCAGCCTGCTATATCATCGTTGTAGGTATCGTTCTGCTCTCTCTTAAAAAGACATCTAAGGAAGAAATAGCACAGCCAAAACCACCACAAGCATCGATCCCTCTGCGGCAAGTCATCTTCCAACCGTTTATATTTGTTAATTTGATCGCCTTTACACTGATTTCAACAGCGAACACGATCAGCTCGCTGAACATGGCCCAATTCGTAACGAAAGTATTGAACGGTGAAGAGAAGGATGTTGGTATCATTTTCAGTATTCCGCCTGTGTTCGAAGTTCCTTTTATGCTTGGGTTTGGCATTTTGGCGTTGCGGGTCAAGAGCGACCACCTGATTCGTCTAGGATCATTGCTCGCTTTTGCATACTTCGGCACCATCTTCTTCGCCACAGATATATGGCATATATTTCCGATTCAGGTACTTAGCGCGGCATACATTTCTATTACAAGTGGCATTGCTATTACCTACTTCCAGGACTTCATACCGGATATGCCCGGTACCGCAATGACTCTCTATTCCAATACAGGCAAAATTGGCTCCTTGCTCGGTTTCCTGCTATTTGGTTTACTATCAGATGCGTTCGGGTACCGTAACGTCTATCTATGGTGTGCGATTTTTGCTTTTATTGCTATGATAATGCTCTTCGCTTTAGTAAAAGCCAAACGAGTCCAGTTCGGATCCAGTTCGTCTGTAAGTGCATAA
- a CDS encoding MmcQ/YjbR family DNA-binding protein, with product MKNSIIEYCLKKKGATKNYPFGPDPLVIKIAGKMFALIFENKGDYSYLNLKCDPVIAENLREQHENIRPGYHMNKKHWNTITMDGSLPESDVFVLIDHSYDMVVKNLPKSLRESIPEMN from the coding sequence TTGAAGAATAGTATAATTGAATACTGTTTAAAGAAGAAAGGAGCGACTAAGAATTATCCCTTCGGACCCGATCCATTGGTGATCAAAATTGCAGGTAAAATGTTCGCGCTTATTTTTGAGAACAAAGGGGATTATTCTTACTTAAACCTAAAATGTGACCCGGTGATTGCGGAAAATTTGAGAGAGCAACATGAGAACATTCGACCAGGGTACCACATGAACAAAAAACACTGGAATACGATTACAATGGATGGTTCCTTGCCAGAGTCGGATGTCTTTGTATTGATTGACCACTCTTACGATATGGTTGTCAAAAATCTTCCTAAGAGCCTCCGAGAATCTATACCGGAAATGAACTAA
- a CDS encoding efflux RND transporter permease subunit, which translates to MHKGGYILERYTFYHRQVLINPFLLAVQLLMVSLRASSYQADQVKHDLTKPFEEAIRKTNGIVNLETTSYDGGLLMNLYYPMNYKMSKAEQDVRMTLNDAILPDRINQPTVTR; encoded by the coding sequence ATGCACAAAGGTGGATACATTCTTGAGAGATATACGTTTTATCATCGACAGGTTCTAATCAATCCGTTTCTTTTGGCGGTTCAGCTGCTAATGGTGTCGCTGAGAGCATCGTCCTATCAAGCTGATCAGGTTAAACATGATCTCACGAAGCCATTCGAGGAGGCTATTCGAAAAACAAACGGTATCGTTAATCTTGAGACGACGTCTTATGACGGCGGATTGCTGATGAATCTGTACTATCCCATGAACTACAAAATGTCCAAAGCCGAACAGGATGTCCGGATGACTTTGAATGATGCCATTCTACCAGATAGAATAAACCAACCTACTGTCACTCGGTAA